The genomic window TGTAACTGACTATGAAGTGCGCATATAGATTGGTACGATGACTATTTAGTCCACCACACATATAGATAATGCGTGTGTGCTGTTATGAAGTGTGCATATAGATTGCTATGATGACAATCTAGTCTACCGCACGTACTACTGGCAATGAAGCTACGCTGTTAACTTTTGATGAGGTgtgattttctgttttattaGCCATAAAATTGTGCGCTATTTGGAAACCTGGCGTCTGAGACGActttttgtttcttcattttGGCGCATGCGCCCTTGCAGGGACACTACAACGGCACCGCCATCTTGCTGAATCAGGACAACCATCAGATGCTGTGTATTCAGGCTGAGGGGGACTTGGCCTAAAGCCGGGGGGGGCGAAACCAAATGTTTTAGAAACATTCCCTATTCAAGAGCGCTAGAATCAACAATCCCTATTATCATCACATTCTTGACTTGAATTAAAAGTGTTCGAATAAAGATTTGACCAAAGATCAACAGGATTTGTGTTTTATACGATCTGCTCACATGCACAATATCGACAACGTATGTTGTATTTTGGAAAACTATGCCATTTACAGCAAAGGatatcatgaatatcatgaaACACGTGTCATTTCTGTTAGATATGGTTTGTTAAAATTGAGTAGAAATTATCATCAAGCTTTCATATAGGATTACTCTGAAAGAGTCTGTTCTAATCATTGGCTGTTGTTTGAAAAATTAGATATACAAAGCTGCATGGTGCATTCTTAAgcgtatttttttcatattcagttTATATGCTCTTCATAATCTTCACGATTCAAACTGTTTCCCGTGGGTTTCAACACACTCTACTTGGGCCTCCGTGTTAACGTTTGGGCCTTTGGCCAAGGGAAGCGCCTATATTAGTCAGCAGTGATCGATATCATAATGCAAACAGTACATCCCAAACATGAGCTTTTTTCAGCGTCAGAAAATAGCTTggttatagatacagatatttaCAATAGCATGTGTATGATAGAGGGGAGGGGATACAGATTACAATTGGGATCATATTTCAGAAAAACGTGACATCACTTAACGATTCACGTATCGTGTACACACGCGTAAAGCTGACACCATCGAAAACTACCTCATCTATCATATCGACATTTTGTGGTGACGGAATGCAGAAGTCTGTGACATTCGGAAATGTCACCAAAACTAGGCTTAAGTTCCTCCTGTTCTGAGTCGACCAACAAGCCGATCTAGCTCACATAACCCGTCTGGAGGCATAACATATAAGGTAAGAAAATATCTCGTTCcaatatttcttttcatttcatttcattttcgctACAGTCTAAATCTTTGGGTCTCCAATGACACAAGACAAAATGAATATGGCCTTAAAAAGTAAACAGCTTGTAACATTTCTTACTAAACGTTTGTTTTGTGAACGGACGAGTACAGTTGCTTTGTGTCAGGTCTTGAAAGCAATGGTGTGCACTGTGCTCTCTCCTGTGATGCGATATCTTAGCTCACCGAGAGATAAGTAAAAATGTCCTAAACGCTAGCGCTGCACCATACAGTTGTGTCGTAAACGATAGCCTTATCTGTTTTACATATTCTAAACGATAATAATACCGATCCATGGGAATGTTGTTTGGAGAGTTCTGTCAGTGATTGGAAACAACTTGTCATAAATAAGGTGCCAAGATGCCAAGGTAGGAAGTCATCAATCATTGCAAGTACGAAGTCACAGTAATTTAAGAAAATAACTCAGGTATAACACTACAGAGTTAATCATAATTTGAGGCGACAAAGTTATACCATTTAGGGCAAACTAATTCATATTTGTGCTGAACAACAACTACTAGTATCACAAATGTATTATGGACAATGTAGGTTAAAAGTGACGACATTTCTATCTTTTGAAAGCGGAACTTCCTATCAGCTGCAGCTGAAGGTTacccatcaccatggcaacgtacAAGGCAAGGTTGTCCCACCTGGCTGTCATTCTCTCCgtggtaaccatggtgatgCCTACGTCAGAGGGGAAGTTGGGCCTGAAAGATCTGCTTCCGCCTGTTCTGAACAACGGCTTTACCTGGCAAAATTGTGGTGGGTGGAACTGATTAAACGTCCGTAAATACATTCACTAGCATGTAATACTGAACATTACATTGATATGATCTTTGAATTTTCATTGGCTTTTAGAGACATTCTCAGATCATTTTTTGTCAGAAATTGAATCACATCTCATGGCTACAGTCGTGGATGTCATCGTGGTTATTTATGATATGACGTCTCACCATAATGATAGTATAACTACGCACCACAAAGATCATGATTCTTGCCTGTgccaagaaaaaaagaaattaaatctgtattttgaaaaaaacgCTGTAAAACATCTCACCACTTTTGAATTGACTAGAAGTCCTTGCCACCTTTCTGTCTTCAGGCGACCCTGTGACGCAAAACTTCACTGTCACTATGCTACCGAACCCGCCAGTCAGAGGAGAAAATTTCCAAGTCGGCATTACGTTTGTACCAGGTAAGATTTGCCTCTATGATAAGTTTATCTGCACTTTTAAAAAGTGCTTTaaatcccaccgctgccaccagtttTGAAGTCTGGCTATGAGAGGGTGGCATGGCACTGACTGTTGGAGGAGGAGAGGACAATGCATTATGATGGGGGTACAGAATCAGTATTATATGACGGTGTAGTAATAATTGCATTGAACAGTATctgacagggggcgctgttggCTAAAAAGAAACATATTTATTTGTACAGGGATAACCCATCGGTGCTCGTTGCTATTATTCTGCATATACACGTTAGTAATTCAAATTTTGAACCGACGTACAGGATGTACATTAGTACTGTATGTGCTATATATCTTCATCGTGTGGGTTATagtatatatcatatttgtgcGCTTTTCACTAAAGTAATTCTTGTGACATTGGTACCGTAGATGCTGATCTCACGATCGGGAGAGTTGACGTGGACTTCTGGCACAACTATCGCCCAGCGTTCTCCGTTCCCTACCCTATCTGTAAGAAAGGCACCAAGGAGAAACACTGTCCGATGAAGAAAGGAGGTAACAACACTGTCTGTTGTTGtataaacgttaacgttaactggaagtgtaacgttacatgtgttgCTAATCATTTTCAACATGTGTTATGTCTGGTTTCTTACGCGTTACGTTTAGATGATATTTGCATGACTGTGTTCCTTTTATTACTAGATTCAGTGGTAAACGTTTGTCCTTCTTAGGGTTAGACTTCTTTATCATTTGATAAGACAGGGGCGTTCTTTTGGATATTGAATGTATAAAACGATTCTCAGTATACGATAAGTAGGTTTTCCGATGATGTCATACCATTTAATGCAGATCCATTCCACCATTACAAAAAAGTAGTATTTTAGTCATTGCTAGCCCTTCTATCTTATTTGCTATTGAATGAATGTGGTGATATATGGCGGAATTCCATTTCCCCACCTCTGACGTGGGAGAGTCTAAAATTGATATATATGTTCTAACTCCTAactgatgcatttttttctgtcgtTAGTCCTGGAGACGATAAAGAGTAAACCTCAGATTTTGCCGAAGCACGTCGAACCGGTAAGTCGGATGATAACCTAGAATTAGCTACGGACCCAAGGCCACACAGCTGGGCTATTTCAGACGCGAGATCGAATGTTTTTCTTGTCAGAGTAATTTACAGATATTCCAGATCGCTTTTATTCGTATAACcagcatttcctcaaatatgaAACTTCATGAATATAGTTCactcatacaaacacacacattcactcacacatacacgcacacgcacacgcacacacacacacacacacacacacacacacacacacacacacacattcactctcacactcacgcacacataATCAAACGCgtacacacatactcacacaatTAAACAGAGGTACATCgtgaaacacacacatatacacgtacatgtatacatacattcacacctccacacacgcgcgcgcacccacacatatactgtacattacacacacacacacacatcaacatAACCTAACGTGTCTGTACCCGTGCGTCCTACCAGGGTCACTACAACGCCACCGTCACCTTGTTGAACCAGGCCGGGCATCAGATGTTGTGCGTCACGGCAGAGGGAGACCTGAAGTAGGGCGGCAGAGAGACGGCCTCCACACTATAATACTACTTCACGATGTGCCGAACGATATCAAAAGAAAAACGGAACAAGAAGTTTTGACGTTTATCTGTAAAATATGAAACACAAGTCAATAATCTATGATAGGTgttatgttgtttctgttgattATTGTCAATGCTCTTTGGAAACTTGCAATATTTGAAAAACCATACGAGAGGAAATATCGAGACTCAAACCGCAAATAGTAACCGGACATAATCAATAAAGATGGAACTGAAATGATGAAAGTGTACGTGCTGTTATTTATTGTATTAAGAGATGGTGTGGAAAGTGTCAAGTTTTAAGTGTGTACTAAAAGTGTTTATTTTCCCTCTTCTTCCTTGTTTTCGTCCTATCTATTATTATATAACAACGTATTGAATTGGTGTTGCCTTAGCGTGTGCAATATTTCCCCGTTGTTTGTTGTGAGAGGCAAGCAGCTGTTACCGGTGAATGAACCCATAACTTCCACGGTAGCCGGGCTCAACAATAGTACTTGCTGTGCAGGTGGGTCTTAGCAGGGGACAAACCGTTGTTGCTACGCAGTGGTGATCTCTGTACTTCCTCTATACATCCTCTTTCCCTTCCCCAATAATTCTCTTTCCCTTCTTAAGTAATCAGACATCTCTTAAACTTTTTGGAAATGACACAATTGGCAATTCAGGGTTGCCTCGTAAGTGTCCCTTTAAAAAAGGAACATAGACGTAGCATAATAATCCACATCCACGGACCCTCCCCTTCCAGAAATGGTTCTCCCAATGGAGAAAATTGTCGAAAAAATCGGACATTTCTTCCTATGTTTCTTCCTGTGTTAGGTCCTATCCCATAAGCTCTGTGATAGGAACTTATCTATCTATACCAAAGTCATTTTTGTAGTCTGTTAAACAATGGACTTAGCCAGACCAGGCCCTAAGATTTCTACTGGGTATTTGAGAGGCAGAAGATCTCTAACGGCAGGGAAAGACGACAAGAAACCCTCTGTGGGCGGCGACAAACGGCTCTCGGCGAGCTCCCGGGACCGGAGGGCGTCAGCTGACGTGTTGGAGAGGCGCAGTCTGACTAGTGTTGGCAGGAGGGGAAGTTCTGAGGAAAAGAGGATTTCCACTGGATCCGTGACCGGAAAGGGAAAAGCTAAACAGGTAAATACCTGCTGTTAATAATTATATGGCCTGCCAAATAAATAAGACAGCAGAAACCCCATGGCTGCGAGGTGATGGCATTGTACGATTCATTACATTAGTTGTACTGTTTGTGAAATGAATAGAGACATGTTGTACataggtgtgttacgcctaatggcggttataccggctgtatagatacagatacagatacatcaaCGTTGTCTACTTAAAGCTGTTTACATATTTAACAAGCCATCTTTCTTCCAAAGTTCGAATTCATATCAAGGTATAACAGCTCCTAGAGCAAAGGGGCCATGACAAACGTCTGTGTATTTATAATAGATGCAATGAAGTGAAATAGCAATTCGCTAGGTGACGCTTCAGTGCGGTTTCCTCTCTCTGTGTTTCAGGAAACGAAGAAAGCCTCGGTAGTAGACACGCCGCGCGTAAGCCAGGAGGTGTGCGACAAAATAAACGACGAGGTGAGCACATTGatatgtatacaaatgtatgacagTGACACACCATGAGCCATGTTTATACAATCGATGCATTTTCAAAACTCTAAAAGTATCAAGTAACACAATGCCTATTATATTATCATAAAATTTTGTCATTTGAGATTCTATTTCCTGGCGCTCTGCATATTTCTGTCAAGTTTCCCATGCAATATTTTCTCCAAATCGCATAAACATTCTCTTTGGTACATCCCTTTAACTGCTTTCTTCCTTCAGATCATGTCAGAAGACGATACTCAGAATGAAATTGAGGAGCTACAAGAGGGTCTTCTCACCCTGCGGATCATGCTAACGGACCTACAGGACTTACGGGCCATGCGGGACAGGTATCTGAGTTGATACACAGTCTCTACCGACCGTACCCTTAATACATTTATAAGCCAATGCGGTCGCAATTACTGCATACTGCCATACGACACTTACACTCTTATATTTCATCACTCATGTAGGTTTTAATGTGCGCAGTGTAGTAcgtcattttgtattcatacaTCATAGCACCTTTTcatacagaaatctttattgacacaacaaaagtacagcgactttcgtaaggtctactacatctatacatgcaaacaaacagtcGATCAAGTGTGCATGAGTAATATTGTTCTTTTCCGTACGGATTGAAATTGTCAACGGAGAATCAGTTGCAATACCTCATGTGCTAACGTTTGCCGTTGTGGTATCTTTCTCCGTCGTTTCTAGGACCCGCGGAGTGCGAGGTGTGGTGCTGGGCGTGACGGACATGGCCACCTCCCTCAGTCGGGACCAGGTGGTCTGGGTCCCGTTCGTGTCGTCATCACTGATCGTCCTGTTGCTGTGTCAACTCGTGCGCCTCTTCTTTCGCTGATGTTATCCTTAATATTAATCAATAATGCGCCTCGACCCAAGGGTTCGCGCCTCTGACAGTGTTGGtgtgttaagcccccctcttactggacccgcggcacgctggcggcatccctgcggccgatcgaattgacaaagcactcaacgaatttcatcgcgATATCGACAAAAAAccaatctttttaagctttgtgtgtttcgttgtctttgtTGGTCGTACttttacgttttgaatgatattcccattataaagtcaaattcATCGCgatatcgacaaaaaacgaatctttttaagctttgtgtgtttcgttgtctttgtTGGTCGTActtttatgttttgaatgatattcccagtataaagtcaatggtaacacaaatccagtttaggacgcagcgacgccggcaGGGCACaggggtccagtgagaggggggctttaactATTAGGGTCATATAACTCTTCATGAAGGTGCAGAATCGCCATGGCAAATATTTCCTGTTACTCTTCACGTCCTAATCAAGCCACGTCAAGTTGTAAAACGTCCAGGAGTGTAAAGGGGCTGCGCTGCAGATCCTCTAGTGCATTGATATTTGCCCGTGTTTATGGTGCACCTGCCatatgtctgtccttggtgctgaaaggtcCCCTACTGAGTCTCCCGAAAGAATCGTAGTGAaaaggagcgcgatttagtcaggctaactTGTATCCTTCAGTCCATATCAAATGTGCAACATGTAGGGACAAGTACATTTAAAGTTTAATGATCAAAAAGAACAAACGAATACTATATAAATAAGACATCAGACGATAGCTTTGCCCATGTGAACATCAAAACCAGTATAAATTGGTCCTTTATACGACCCTGTGCCTACTTACTCTCTTGCTTAACGTAAAGAAAAGTGCCCAACATATTTTTAAACCTACTGCAGTTTTTTGGCTAAACTAACGTCAAGACATCTAACAATATactgaaagtgcaaaaaaataaatcaaacagaAAACTACAGGAAATAAGCTAAAGGAAATCCACTTCTACCtacaaataccaacattgctaCAGTAAAATTTTAGTGATataatcaacatgaaaatagcATAATCATGATTTTAGCTAATTCACAATGGAAGAtctaatatctaaaaaaaaataggTCTAATATCTAGACAATAGTGAGTGCCCTTACAATACAATGATTCAAAAAGTTACTTATCACCCa from Branchiostoma lanceolatum isolate klBraLanc5 chromosome 4, klBraLanc5.hap2, whole genome shotgun sequence includes these protein-coding regions:
- the LOC136432112 gene encoding uncharacterized protein gives rise to the protein MDLARPGPKISTGYLRGRRSLTAGKDDKKPSVGGDKRLSASSRDRRASADVLERRSLTSVGRRGSSEEKRISTGSVTGKGKAKQETKKASVVDTPRVSQEVCDKINDEIMSEDDTQNEIEELQEGLLTLRIMLTDLQDLRAMRDRTRGVRGVVLGVTDMATSLSRDQVVWVPFVSSSLIVLLLCQLVRLFFR
- the LOC136432111 gene encoding uncharacterized protein, which encodes MATYKARLSHLAVILSVVTMVMPTSEGKLGLKDLLPPVLNNGFTWQNCGDPVTQNFTVTMLPNPPVRGENFQVGITFVPDADLTIGRVDVDFWHNYRPAFSVPYPICKKGTKEKHCPMKKGVLETIKSKPQILPKHVEPGHYNATVTLLNQAGHQMLCVTAEGDLK